TTTTCTTTTTTCAATGTCATTTTCAAGCTCTTCATCAAGAATATCATTATTATCCATTAAATTGTTCTCATTTAGAATCTCATTTAATTTTTCATTTCTTATTTCCTTTCTATCTTCTAAATCAGGTGTTATTGATTCCGCGAATTCAGTTGCTTTTATGAAAGCATCATCATAAATATTAATCTTTTCTTCATTGGCGAGAATGTCATTTAATACCTTATCTTGAATTTTATTTGCAATTTCCCCTGCAGATTTCACATAAGCAATTGCAATAGCTGTTTGAACATTTTTATCATTTATTATGGCTGGTTTTTTACGGTAAAATTGTATAAATTCAATACGTGCATTTGAACCGTATTTTTTTCTGATTTCTTTTTCATAGTTCACTTCTTCATCTGCATCAATGTTTTCTCTTTTTCTAATCCATCTTCCATCTTCAAAAACCTTAACAACAAGAGAAAGTGTTTTTACAATGCCTCTTTTTTCGTGTTTTAGAATTCTAACAATATTTCTGAATGCTTCTCTTCCAAGAGGAGACAGATCAGAAATTCTAACCATGTACTCCCCGGACATAGGCAAATACTTAAGTGCATCTAATCTGTAAACACCCTGTTCATTTTTGTCTAATTTTAAATCAGTTGATCCACAAGTGCATTTTTTAGATTCTATATATTCAATTTCATGCCTTATGTATTTCTTTCCACATTTTTTGCATGTAATTGTTGCAAATTCTTCAAGGTGTCCGATTGCAATTTTATGAGATGCTATGGATGATTTAACTCTATCTAACACATTTTTTTTAGCTGCAGCCTTCATTCTAAAGTATTGTGTTTGCCTGGAAACATCATGAATTTCTTCAGCCTTCAATTCTGTTGTAGAAGAACGAGAAGATCTAATTAGAGATCTGTATGGTGCTTTATAGCCTTTAATTTCCATAGTGTCCCTAAATTCATACATTTCATCAATATTTTTTTTTAAATAGTGATATACTACAATAAAGCTTTCAAAGTCGTTTATTTCATCGACTTGTATTCTTTGACGTTTTACCTGGTCAAGAAATTTCTCAGCCCTTGCAATCAAAACAGACTCGTTCATTGTAGCTCCCTTACTAAATCCTTATTAAATTTATTTTATTCTTTCACCTATATTTGCAGTTTCCGCGCTTAATACATTTAAATTATCTGCTGTTGCCAGTATCATTCCCTCGGATTTTATTCCAAAGAGCTTTGCTGGTTTTAAATTTACTAAAACAACCACTTGTTTATCTTTTATTTCTTCAGGAGAATATTTTTTGGCAAGACCTGCTACAACCTGTAATTTTTTCTCTTTAATATCAACCATTAATTTTAGTAAGTTATCAGAACCATCAACACGTTCAGCTCCAATTATTTTACCAATCCTTAAATCTATTTTAGCGAAATCTTCAATACTTATTATATTTTTCATATTTACATCATCCTTTAAATTTTCATAAAGTGCTTCTTTTTCTTTTTCAATTATCTCATCATCAATTTTAGAAAATAATGGCTTTGCTTTACCTATTTCATGGCCTGAAGGAATAAATTCATTTGCTTTTTCCCATTTAGATGTTTCAAAACCATCTAAATTCATTATTTTCATTATTTGTGAAGATTTAACTGGAATATATGGAGTTAAAATTACAGCTAATGTTTTTGAAAGCTGATTACATAAATATAAACAGTTTGCAGCTGTTTGTGGATTTTCTTTTATTGCTTTCCACGGTTCTTTATCATTAAAATACTTATTACCGAATTTTGCAAGTCTAATTATCTCAATAAGGCCTTCCCTAAACTTAAAGTTTTCTATATGATTGGAAACCACGTCAGGAATGCTCATAATCCTTTCTTTAAATTCTTCATCAAATTCATCAAATTCAGAGGGTTCTGGTATCTTTCCATCAAAGAATCTACTTGTAAATGAGAAAGTTCTGTGTAAAAAGTTTCCCAGTACATCTGCAAGCTCGTCATTTACTCTTCTCCCGAAATCATCCCATGAAAAATCAGTGTCACGAGTAAGGGGCGCATTTACAATAAGATAATACCTTAAAATATCAGAATCAAATTTTTCAAGGAAATCTGCAGCCCAAATGACCCAATTTTTACTTGTTGACATTTTTTGTCCTTCAAGTGAAAGATATTCACCTGCAACAATGTTTGTGGGAAGTTTACATTCATATCCCATAAGTAATGCTGGCCAGAAGATTGAATGGTGGTATATTATGTCTTTCCCTATAAAATGGATTGCTTTATCATTCCAGTAATCTTCCCATGATTTATTTTCTTTTCTACTCCATTGTGCGGCTGATGATATGTATCCAAGGAAAGCTTCTCCCCATACATAGATTATTTTACCTTCAGCACCATCTAATGGGACGGGTATCCCCCATTCCATGTCTCTTGTAAGAATCCAGTCTTTTAATCCTTCTTTTATCCATTGAAGTGCATAATTTTTAACATTTGGAGGTAATTGTTCATTATTACTTATCCAGTCCTTTAATGCTTCTTGAAAATGACTTAATTTAAAAAAGTATTGTTTTGATTCTTTAATTTCAGGTGTTGAACTACATATAAGGCATTTTGGTTCTTC
This portion of the Methanobacterium sp. genome encodes:
- the metG gene encoding methionine--tRNA ligase; its protein translation is MSKVFITCALPYANGPCHLGHLRSTYIPADIYARYNRMKDVDVLFVCATDEHGTPIAVRAEEIGKSPKEIADKYHKMIKHDLDSCNISFDYFSRTTDKVHYEIAQNFFLKLYQKGYIYEKVIQQPYCNNCKRFLPDRYVEGICPHCKGEGARGDHCEVCGRHLDPIQLEEPKCLICSSTPEIKESKQYFFKLSHFQEALKDWISNNEQLPPNVKNYALQWIKEGLKDWILTRDMEWGIPVPLDGAEGKIIYVWGEAFLGYISSAAQWSRKENKSWEDYWNDKAIHFIGKDIIYHHSIFWPALLMGYECKLPTNIVAGEYLSLEGQKMSTSKNWVIWAADFLEKFDSDILRYYLIVNAPLTRDTDFSWDDFGRRVNDELADVLGNFLHRTFSFTSRFFDGKIPEPSEFDEFDEEFKERIMSIPDVVSNHIENFKFREGLIEIIRLAKFGNKYFNDKEPWKAIKENPQTAANCLYLCNQLSKTLAVILTPYIPVKSSQIMKIMNLDGFETSKWEKANEFIPSGHEIGKAKPLFSKIDDEIIEKEKEALYENLKDDVNMKNIISIEDFAKIDLRIGKIIGAERVDGSDNLLKLMVDIKEKKLQVVAGLAKKYSPEEIKDKQVVVLVNLKPAKLFGIKSEGMILATADNLNVLSAETANIGERIK
- a CDS encoding DUF530 domain-containing protein → MNESVLIARAEKFLDQVKRQRIQVDEINDFESFIVVYHYLKKNIDEMYEFRDTMEIKGYKAPYRSLIRSSRSSTTELKAEEIHDVSRQTQYFRMKAAAKKNVLDRVKSSIASHKIAIGHLEEFATITCKKCGKKYIRHEIEYIESKKCTCGSTDLKLDKNEQGVYRLDALKYLPMSGEYMVRISDLSPLGREAFRNIVRILKHEKRGIVKTLSLVVKVFEDGRWIRKRENIDADEEVNYEKEIRKKYGSNARIEFIQFYRKKPAIINDKNVQTAIAIAYVKSAGEIANKIQDKVLNDILANEEKINIYDDAFIKATEFAESITPDLEDRKEIRNEKLNEILNENNLMDNNDILDEELENDIEKRKEIKRKLFIEIPRILILWDIAKYYLTTTYDRRSKYSGPFPNLRPNLDSNQLKAFKDFDKEIVEILKDYTDEKIEYVPVIKDVVAKKFDIENKIKGLHVKSDPPAVGSAILNITGNIPIEIAANIFSVNPSHVQKEKEKIETFGKPTSKRAIQFLEMIKK